Proteins from a genomic interval of Rhinoraja longicauda isolate Sanriku21f chromosome 16, sRhiLon1.1, whole genome shotgun sequence:
- the LOC144601129 gene encoding uncharacterized protein LOC144601129 produces MLESGAKGNKLLAMNIEISNFRVSEMEDSQSGSPDQATPPDLLESLDPQEADHQPFDVEANSSIHSAEALFTGSGCGSGFVPVSGFSGHWNRRTGEKPWKCGDCGKGFLCPSHLEAHRRSHTGERPFTCSVCGKGFKQLSHLQEHRRVHSGERPFTCSECGKGFTQSSNLLIHQRVHTGEKPFTCTLCGKGFTRSDSLMMHQRLHTGERPFTCFRCGKGFAHSAGLRKHQRVHK; encoded by the exons atgctggaatctggagcaaaaggaaacaaactgctggctatgaacattgaaatctccaattttag GGTGTCAGAAATGGAGGATTCACAGTCAGGAAGCCCAGACCAAGCAACACCTCCTGATCTGCTAGAGTCGCTCGATCCACAGGAAGCTGACCATCAGCCGTTTGACGTGGAAGCCAACAGCTCCATCCACAGCGCGGAGGCGCTGTTTACGGGTTCTGGGTGTGGATCAGGCTTCGTCCCTGTTTCCGGATTCTCGGGTCACTGGAACAGACGTACCGGGGAGAAACCGTGGAAGTGCGGGGACTGTGGGAAGGGATTCCTTTGCCCGTCCCACCTAGAAGCTCATCGTCGCagtcacaccggggagaggcccttcacctgctccgtgTGCGGGAAAGGGTTCAAACAGTTATCCCACCTGCAGGAGCATCGGCGAGTTCATTCCGGGGAGAgacccttcacctgctccgagtgCGGGAAGGGGTTCACGCAGTCGTCCAACCTGCTGATacaccagcgggtgcacaccgGGGAGAAGCCGTTCACCTGCACTCTgtgcgggaagggattcactcGGTCAGACAGCTTGATGATGCACCAGCGACTTCATACCGGGGAGAGGCCCTTCACCTGTTTTAGATGCGGGAAGGGATTTGCTCATTCAGCTGGTCTTCGGAAGCACCAGCGAGTCCACAAGTGA
- the LOC144601151 gene encoding LOW QUALITY PROTEIN: uncharacterized protein LOC144601151 (The sequence of the model RefSeq protein was modified relative to this genomic sequence to represent the inferred CDS: inserted 2 bases in 1 codon) produces MSSDLLRPQPVCNRKKSLTSSMSGEGFNGPSSLMSHQRIHTEERPFTCSGCQVRFTDSSGFAENQQVQTGIRPFICSECGKGFTWSSSLVTHQRVHTGERPYTCSECGKGFTQSSSFCTHQQVHTGERPFTCPVCGKRFNHPSNLQRHQRLHTGERPFTCSECGKRFTQSSHLQEHRRVHTGEKPFTCTECGKGFTRSSHLQEHRRVHTGEKPFICSECGKGFTQSYSLMIHQRVHTGERPFTCSECGQAFSRSDSLVVHLQVHSGVRPFTCSQCGKGFIQSSDLKTHQRVHTGERPYICSECGKGFTQSSSLRTHQRVHTGEKPFTCFRCGKGFTQSAGLWKHQRVHNGNKQFTLSEYGQCLSSLSKYQHSHSGDKPWKCGDCGKRFSYPSHLEIHRRSHTEERPFTCCVCGTGFTQSSCLMIHRQIHTGEKRFTCSECGKGFTWSDRLKTHKRVHSGEKPFTCSQCGKGFTQSSSLITHQRDHTGEKPFACFECGKGFTRSDKLMTHQRAHTGERPYACSQCGKGFSRSDSLMTHQLVHSAIRPFACSECGKGFXDNLMTHQRTHTGEKPYSCSQCGKIFSHPSSLRKHQKIHK; encoded by the exons ATGTCTTCTGATCTGTTGAGACCACAACCAGTTTGTAACAGAAAGAAATCACTCACTTCTTCCATGTCTGGGGAGGGATTCAATGGACCATCCAGCCTGATGAGTCACCAGCGAATTCACACTGAGGAGAGGCCTTTCACCTGCTCTGGCTGCCAGGTGCGATTCACTGACTCATcgggctttgcagaaaaccaacAAGTTCAAACTGGGATCAGACCATTTATCTGCTCTGAATGCGGGAAGGGATTCACTTGGTCATCTAGCCTGGTGACACACCAACgagttcacactggggagaggccataCACCTGCTCGGAGTGTGGAAAGGGATTCACTCAATCATCAAGCTTTTGCACGCACCAGCAGgtccacaccggggagaggccgttcacttgCCCCGTGTGTGGGAAGAGGTTTAATCATCCATCCAATTTGCAGAGGCACCAACGccttcacaccggggagaggcctttCACCTGCTCCGAGTGCGGGAAGAGATTCACTCAGTCGTCTCATCTGCAGGAGCACCGGCGAGTTCACACCGGGGAGAAACCATTCACCTGCaccgagtgtgggaagggattcacccGCTCATCACATTTGCAGGAGCACCGTCGGGTTCACACCGGGGAGAAGCCGTTCATTTGCtccgagtgtgggaagggattcactcagTCGTACAGCCTGATGATTCACCAGCgagttcacaccggggagaggccattTACCTGCTCCGAGTGCGGGCAGGCGTTCAGCCGATCGGACAGCCTGGTGGTACACCTGCAGGTTCATTCTGGAGTGAGGCCTTTTACTTGCTCCCAGTGTGGGAAAGGATTTATTCAGTCGTCGGATCTGAAGACGCACCAGCgagttcacaccggggagaggccctaCATCTGCTCTGAGTGCGGGAAAGGTTTCACTCAGTCATCTAGCCTGAGGACACACCAACGGGTTCACACCGGGGAGAAGCCGTTCACCTGTTTTAGATGCGGGAAGGGATTTACTCAGTCAGCTGGTCTATGGAAGCACCAGCGTGTCCACAA TGGAAATAAACAATTCACACTTTCTGAATATGGACAATGCTTAAGCAGTCTATCGAAATACCAGCACAGTCACTCTGGGGACAAACCATGGAAGTGTGGAGACTGTGGGAAAAGATTTAGTTACCCATCCCATTTGGAAATTCATCGACGTAGTCACACTGAGGAAAGGCCGTTCACCTGCTGTGTTTGTGGAACAGGATTCACTCAATCATCCTGTCTGATGATACACCGGCAAATTCACACCGGGGAGAAGCGGTTCACCTGCTCGGAGTGTGGGAAAGGATTCACTTGGTCCGACAGACTAAAGACACACAAGAGAGTTCACAGTGGAGAAAAGCCATTCACTTGCTcccagtgtgggaagggattcactcagTCATCCAGTCTAATAACACACCAACGAGATCACACCGGAGAGAAGCCATTTGCCTGctttgagtgtgggaagggatttacaCGATCTGACAAATTAATGACACACCAGCGAgctcacactggggagaggccgtatGCCTGCTcccagtgtgggaagggattcagtcGGTCTGACAGTCTGATGACACACCAGTTGGTTCACTCTGCCATCAGGCCATTTGCCTGCTCTGAATGCGGGAAAGGATT TGACAATCTGATGACACACCAGCGAACTCATACTGGAGAGAAACCGTACAGCTGCTCCCAGTGTGGGAAAATATTCAGTCATCCATCCAGTCTGAGGAAGCACCAGAAAATACACAAGTGA